DNA from Paraburkholderia sp. ZP32-5:
TGCTGCTGGTAGCCACCGAACGCGCATCGGTACTCGGCTGGGTGCTCGCTTTCATCGGCGCTGTGTCGCTATTCGCCGCGTTCCTCGCCGCGCTCGTCTACGGACTGCGTCCGGACGAAAAATGGGACGCGCAATTCAACGCGCACACGCAACGCAAAAGCCGCTCCGGCTGGGCCGTCATCTTCGTCGTGATCTTTTCGCTGCTATTCGGCGCCTTCCTGCTGATGACCGGCCTCGCGATCGCTTTTCAGACCTACTTCGAAACGCAGGTTGAAGCGGCGAAAGCGATCTCGCAGTAGCAAGCCTGCGAGACGCCATCAGTGTGACGCACGCTAAAAAAGCCGCAGTTGCGGATTGTCACGCGACGGCGCCGAAGTCTGCTCCGCATCACGCGATGGCTCGATCCGCCGAAAGTGCGACATATCGAGAATTCCGCGGTCGCGCTCATTCAAGCCCAAACGACGCACGGCCTTGTGAAAGCGCTGCTTGAGCAGATCCGCCCACAGGCCCTCGCCCTTCATGCGGGTCGAGAACGACGAATCGTAGTCCTTGCCGCCGCGCATATCGCGCACACGGCTCATCACACGATCAGCCCGATCGGGGAAATGCGCGGTGAGCCAATCTTTGAACAGCGGCGCGACTTCCCACGGCAGCCGCAACACGATGTAGCTCGCGTTGCTCGCGCCTGCCTCCGCGCATGCTTCGAGCACCCGCTCCAGATCGGGTTCGGTGACGAACGGGATTACCGGCGCAATGCTGACGCCGACCGGAATGCCCG
Protein-coding regions in this window:
- a CDS encoding NINE protein; this encodes MSIAASTSPRFRSKTITAALAFLLGSLGAHRFYLYGTRDIYGWAHLIGTLTGIPGVMLLVATERASVLGWVLAFIGAVSLFAAFLAALVYGLRPDEKWDAQFNAHTQRKSRSGWAVIFVVIFSLLFGAFLLMTGLAIAFQTYFETQVEAAKAISQ